In Canis lupus dingo isolate Sandy chromosome 27, ASM325472v2, whole genome shotgun sequence, one genomic interval encodes:
- the LOC112675343 gene encoding PILR alpha-associated neural protein, with translation MQSKMWPALLLSYLLPLWPLLLLPLPPPAQGSSSSPRTPPAPARPPCARGGPSAPRHVCVWERAPPPSRSPRVPRSRRQVLPGTAPPATPSGFEEGPPSSQYPWAIVWGPTVSREDGGDPNSANPGFLPLDYGFAAPHGLATPHPNSDSMRGDGDGLILGEAPATLRPFLFGSHGEGVDPQLYVTITISIIIVLVATGIIFKFCWDRSQKRRRPSGQQGALRQEESQQPLTDLSPAGVTVLGAFGDSPTPTPDHEEPRGGPRPGMPQPKGAPAFQLNRIPLVNL, from the exons ATGCAGTCCAAAATGTG GCCTGCACTGCTGCTGTCCTACCTCCTCCCTCTTTGGCCACTGCTCttgctgcccctcccaccacctgctcaaggttcctcctcctcccctcgaaccccaccagccccagcccggcccccctGTGCCCGGGGAGGCCCCTCTGCCCCACGCCATGTGTGCGTGTGGGAGCGGGCACCCCCACCGAGCCGATCCCCTCGGGTCCCAAGATCGCGTCGGCAAGTCCTGCCGGGCACTGCACCCCCTGCCACCCCATCTGGCTTTGAGGAGGGGCCACCCTCCTCTCAGTATCCCTGGGCTATTGTATGGGGCCCTACAGTGTCTCGAGAGGATGGGGGGGACCCCAACTCTGCCAATCCTGGATTTCTGCCCCTGGACTATGGTTTTGCAGCCCCCCATGGGCTGGCAACCCCACACCCCAACTCAGATTCCATGCGGGGTGATGGAGATGGGCTCATCCTTGGAGAAGCACCTGCCACCCTGAGGCCTTTCCTTTTCGGGAGCCATGGGGAAG GTGTGGATCCCCAGCTCTATGTCACAATTACCATCTCCATCATTATTGTTCTTGTGGCCACTGGCATCATCTTCAAGTTCTG CTGGGACCGAAGTCAGAAGCGGCGCAGGCCCTCTGGGCAGCAAGGtgccctgaggcaggaagagaGCCAGCAGCCGCTGACAGACCTGTCCCCAGCTGGGGTCACTGTGCTGGGGGCCTTCGGGGACTCgcctacccccacccctgaccATGAGGAGCCCCGAGGGGGACCCCGGCCTGGGATGCCCCAGCCCAAGGGGGCTCCAGCCTTCCAATTGAACCG gATCCCCCTGGTGAATCTGTGA